A stretch of Lathyrus oleraceus cultivar Zhongwan6 chromosome 6, CAAS_Psat_ZW6_1.0, whole genome shotgun sequence DNA encodes these proteins:
- the LOC127093657 gene encoding secreted RxLR effector protein 161-like, producing MYDLRNISYFLDVEFYKSSMGLIMHQSRYASEILKRFKMEDCNVALTPAKPRLQLMKDSNEDDVDPIQYRRLIGSLRYLFHIRSDLEYKVGMMSRFIQKSKVSHLEATKRILRYLKGTQIMSFCFLQQMKERNANLWYTLTQVSVVMLRIEKSIVGYMFMLGSAPISWSSRKEPVAVMSSCEAEYIVASLCTCQATWMVNLIDEIARKNHGTLIMKIDNISNINLDKNPIARGRRKHIDMRFHYLKE from the coding sequence ATGTATGACTTGAGAAACATCTCATATTTCCTTGATGTtgaattctacaagagtagtaTGGGTTTAATAATGCACCAAAGTAGATATGCAAGTGAGATACTCAAAAGATTTAAGATGGAGGATTGCAATGTAGCTTTGACACCAGCAAAACCAAGATTGCAATTAATGAAGGACtcaaatgaagatgatgttgaTCCAATACAATACAGAAGACTCATTGGATCATTGAGATACCTCTTTCACATAAGGTCTGATCTAGAATATAAAGTAGGCATGATGAGTAGGTTCATCCAAAAGTCAAAGGTATCTCATCTTGAAGCCACCAAGAGGATACTAAGGTACCTCAAAGGAACGCAGATTATGtcattttgtttcctgcagcaAATGAAGGAAAGGAATGCAAACTTATGGTATACACTGACTCAAGTTAGTGTGGTGATGTTGAGGATAGAAAAATCCATAGTTGGTTATATGTTTATGCTAGGTAGTGCACCAATTTCTTGGAGTTCAAGAAAAGAACCAGTTGCAGTTATGTCATCATGTGAGGCTGAGTACATAGTTGCATCTCTTTGTACATGccaagcaacatggatggtgaatctgaTTGACGAGATTGCACGtaagaatcatggaacattgatTATGAAGATTGATAACATATCTAATATCAATTTAGACAAGAATCCCATAGCACGTGGAAGAAGAAAACACATTGATATGAGATTCCATTATCTTAAAGAGTAA